The Pygocentrus nattereri isolate fPygNat1 chromosome 1, fPygNat1.pri, whole genome shotgun sequence genome window below encodes:
- the LOC119263727 gene encoding scavenger receptor cysteine-rich type 1 protein M130-like — translation MDSCVALILLSSIITLTTAVSVRLVDGGSRCEGRVEVYRNDQWGTVCRDDWDMTDAAVVCRELDCGEAQNIPQFGPGSGPILMGYVRCRGSESTLNSCNFPSWYGYYCTSHDLDAGVTCSGRISRLADGPHLCSGRVEVLRGGTWSTVCDAGFDQQDAEVVCRELGCGLPVEVLGAAAFGRGEGQVWSEELQCRGNEAEIYLCPTSSPKHSCTNTAAQAHDSDVGLVCSGHTKARLVSGSDSCSGRVELQYLSERGTVCDVSWNMRAASVLCGQLNCGSAVAVLGSDWFGEGSGQIWADVFDCQGNETHLSKCPISSWSRTACSHKQDAGVICSDSSLAFNEGRVQLSGGMECEGEVEVYFMQDWRRVLLDSWSESVASVVCRQLGCGSVFNFSSSSTSSPEHSHMCVTGFNCSGSEAHLGNCSSAQAVNCSSREQLSITCSGKFNSAHSSIRLVGSGGKCAGRLEVFHNGSWGTVSDDLWDVKDAQVVCRQLQCGVALSAVVPAQFGPGTGLIWLNEVECEGNETSLWNCRFHLCGEDECGHKDDVGVVCSEFKEFRLTEGCEGNLEVFYNGTWGNVCVNGMNDETISLICQELNCGRSGSEKASKARVESAPNWLDNLKCRKHDSTLWHCPSSPWRQNKCINRNEVAEITCSENEDGRVLRSHLTCSSSSHHRQCSNHLPLRLRGGEGSCSGRLEVFHNAKWGSVCADLWDIRDAQVICRQLGCGPVLSADGSAVFGAGEEPIWLNRVKCRGNEIHLWDCPHSLKEHTDCSHKQHAGVICEDISAPSTAATIITTTTSTIAVGQTTENVPSIYSVSLLVLGAVLFLALVLLVVLFYQNRVLRRGLSKRMENIGYEGLRRGLEGVYEGLSRGTERVYEEIYCRFNTARTTQRGNILSEEQHSGYEDVDEELLSEKVAENYDDVITADQSSTVVTEDMTDIYDDAVTAGPNSNMMIDKPEDYDDIGTAEQDVREVQDYDDVEEEPQTDMNHETERPHSNLFKRNK, via the exons ATGGACAGCTGTGTGGCTCTAATTCTCCTGTCCTCCATAATCACACTCACCACAGCTG TCAGTGTGAGGTTGGTGGATGGTGGCAGTCGCTGTGAAGGGAGAGTGGAGGTTTATCGTAATGAtcagtggggaacagtgtgtcGTGATGACTGGGATATGACagatgctgcagtggtgtgtagagagctggACTGTGGAGAGGCTCAGAATATTCCTCAGTTTGGTCCAGGATCAGGACCAATATTGATGGGATATGTGCGATGTCGTGGATCAGAGTCTACACTGAACAGCTGTAATTTTCCTTCATGGTATGGTTATTACTGTACATCTCATGATCTAGACGCTGGAGTCACCTGCTCAG GTCGCATCTCTAGACTTGCTGATGGTCCTCATCTgtgctctgggagagtggaggtgcttcGTGGAGGgacctggtccacagtgtgtgatgctggctttgaccagcaggatgcagaggttgtgtgtcgagagctgggctgtgggcttcctgtggaggtgctgggagcagctgcttttggcagaggggagggtcaggtgtggtcagaggagcttcagtgtagaggcaaTGAAGCTGAGATTTATTTGTGCCCAACATCTTCACCCAAACACAGCTGCACAAACACAGCTGCACAAGCTCATGACAGTGATGTGGGTCTGGTGTGCTCGG GACACACTAAGGCTCGGCTGGTGAGTGGCTCTGACTCCTGTTCTGGTCGAGTGGAGCTCCAGTACCTCAGTGAGCGAGGCACAGTGTGTGATGTAAGCTGGAATATGAGAGCTGCCAGTGTCCTCTGTGGTCAGCTGAACTGTGGGAGTGCTGTGGCTGTGTTGGGGTCAGACTGGTTTGGGGAGGGGAGTGGCCAGATCTGGGCTGATGTGTTTGATTGTCAGGGGAACGAAACACACCTGTCAAAATGTCCCATTTCATCATGGAGTCGAACTGCATGCTCTCATAAACAGGACGCTGGAGTCATCTGCAGTG ATTCCTCTCTGGCGTTTAATGAGGGACGAGTGCAGTTGTCTGGAGGGATGGAGTGTgagggagaggtggaggtgTACTTCATGCAGGACTGGAGGAGAGTTCTGCTGGACTCCTGGAGTGAGTCTGTGGCCTCTGTGGTCTGCAGACAGCTGGGCTGTGGTTCTGTGTTCAACTTCTCCAGCTCCTCTACATCCAGTCCTGAACACAGTCACATGTGTGTGACGGGTTTCAATTGTTCTGGGAGTGAAGCTCATCTGGGGAACTGTAGCAGCGCACAAGCTGTCAACTGCAGCTCCAGAGAACAGCTCTCAATCACCTGCTCTG gtaagtTTAATTCAGCTCACAGCTCCATCAGGCTGGTTGGTTCTGGGGGAAAATGTGCAGGAAGGCTGGAGGTTTTCCACAACGGTTCATGGGGGACAGTAAGTGATGACTTGTGGGACGTTAAGGATGCGCAGGTGGTCTGCAGACAGCTGCAGTGTGGAGTGGCCCTCAGTGCTGTTGTACCAGCCCAATTTGGACCAGGAACTGGACTCATATGGCTGAATGAGGTGGAGTGTGAGGGGAACGAGACGTCCCTATGGAACTGCAGATTTCACCTGTGTGGAGAGGACGAATGTGGGCACAAGGATGACGTAGGAGTCGTGTGTTCAG AGTTTAAAGAGTTCAGACTCACTGAGGGCTGTGAGGGGAATCTAGAAGTGTTCTACAATGGAACCTGGggtaatgtgtgtgtaaatgggaTGAATGATGAAACAATAAGTCTCATctgtcaggagctgaactgtggAAGATCTGGCAGTGAGAAGGCTTCCAAAGCAAGAGTGGAATCAGCTCCTAACTGGCTGGATAATCTGAAATGTAGGAAACATGATTCCACTCTGTGGCACTGTCCATCTTCACCCTGGAGACAAAATAAGTGTATTAACCGCAATGAAGTGGCTGAAATAACCTGTTCAG AAAATGAAGATGGTCGTGTGTTACGAAGCCACCTGAcatgttcttcatcttctcaTCACAGACAGTGCTCAA ATCACTTGCCTCTCAGgctgagaggaggagaaggaagcTGCTCTGGGAGGCTGGAGGTGTTTCACAATGCTAAGTGGGGGTCTGTCTGTGCTGATCTGTGGGACATTAGGGATGCTCAGGTGATCTGCAggcagctgggctgtgggccAGTGCTGAGTGCTGATGGGAGTGCTGTCTTTGGTGCTGGTGAAGAGCCTATCTGGCTGAACAGAGTGAAGTGTAGAGGGAATGAGATTCACCTGTGGGACTGTCCCCATTCCCTGAAGGAACACACTGACTGCTCCCACAAGCAGCACGCTGGAGTCATCTGTGAAG ACATATCTGCACCTTCTACTGCTGCAACCATAATTACAACCACCACTTCCACCATTGCAG ttggtCAGACAACTGAAAATGTTCCGTCCATCTATTCAGTGTCTCTCCTGGTTCTGGGAGCGGTGCTCTTCCTGGCCTTAGTGCTTCTGGTTGTGCTGTTTTACCAGAACAGAGTGCtcaggagag GGCTCTCTAAGAGGATGGAGAACATAGGCTATGAAGGCCTTAGAAGAGGGCTTGAGGGAGTCTATGAAGGCTTGAGTAGGGGCACTGAGAGAGTCTATGAGGAGATTTACTGCAGATTCAATACTGCAAGAACCACTCAAAGGG GAAATATCCTCTCTGAAGAACAGCATTCAGGATATGAGGATGTGGATGAGGAACTTCTCTCAG AGAAAGTAGCAGAGaattatgatgatgtcatcactgcTGATCAGAGCTCAACTGTCGTAACAG AAGACATGACAGATATCTATGATGATGCTGTTACTGCTGGACCAAACTCCAACATGATGA TAGACAAACCAGAGGACTATGATGATATCGGCACAGCTGAACAGGATGTAAGAGAGGTACAAG attATGATGATGTGGAGGAGGAGCCTCAGACAGACATGAATCATGAAACTGAGAGACCACATTCAAACCTCTTCAAACGCAACAAGTAA